From Zhongshania aliphaticivorans, one genomic window encodes:
- a CDS encoding precorrin-8X methylmutase, giving the protein MTFDYEIDPQAIERNSFAMIRELADLSAFDAVQTQVAMRVIHSAGDPALAAQLRFSVGACDAGRRALAAQAPILCDVEMLKQGLTKRMLARPAQCFLNAEGVSAIAQARGETRSMAALEFWGPHLAGSVVIIGNAPTALFRLLEMLASDSSLGRPALVIGIPVGFVGAAESKQALWDCHQTLGIECITLLGRQGGSAIAASVCNALLRCNRGELY; this is encoded by the coding sequence ATGACATTCGATTACGAAATAGACCCGCAAGCAATAGAGCGCAATAGCTTTGCGATGATTCGCGAACTGGCTGATTTGTCGGCCTTTGACGCTGTGCAAACACAGGTCGCAATGCGGGTAATTCATAGCGCGGGTGATCCTGCATTGGCAGCACAGCTGCGGTTTAGTGTGGGCGCTTGCGATGCTGGGCGGCGGGCCTTGGCCGCGCAGGCGCCAATACTCTGCGATGTAGAAATGCTTAAGCAGGGGCTGACCAAGCGCATGTTGGCGCGCCCAGCCCAGTGCTTTTTAAATGCCGAGGGCGTGAGTGCAATAGCCCAAGCGCGGGGCGAAACCCGCAGCATGGCGGCACTGGAGTTTTGGGGGCCGCACTTAGCGGGCAGCGTGGTGATTATCGGTAATGCCCCCACCGCCTTATTTCGTTTGTTAGAAATGCTGGCGAGTGATTCGAGTTTGGGCCGCCCCGCACTGGTGATTGGCATTCCAGTAGGCTTTGTCGGCGCGGCGGAATCCAAACAGGCGCTGTGGGATTGCCATCAAACACTCGGTATAGAGTGTATTACCCTATTGGGCCGTCAAGGGGGCAGCGCTATTGCCGCCTCGGTGTGCAATGCCCTGCTGCGCTGTAATCGCGGGGAGCTGTATTGA
- a CDS encoding precorrin-6A/cobalt-precorrin-6A reductase: MTILILGGTSEAKAICQQLANIGRPLIYSLAGIVRQPVLPCEVISGGFSQYGGLAAWCQRRGVQGIVDATHPFASRIRASASAASTELGISCWRFTRPLWQAGPNDNWHEFNHLAELPCLFKASAQTSPQRIFMSLGQLDSDDLALFKDRQLLLIRSAIPLQGGLTNNASWVQAVGPFSLAGELALLRNYGIDAIVCKNSGGDAVAAKLAAARQLSLPVYMQRRPEPVLGDERWCTEFSTEQALVLALKQSYLASSPNE; this comes from the coding sequence ATGACGATTTTAATATTGGGCGGCACCAGCGAGGCCAAGGCGATTTGCCAGCAGTTAGCCAATATTGGCCGACCGCTGATTTATAGCCTTGCTGGCATCGTGCGCCAGCCAGTCTTGCCTTGCGAGGTCATTAGTGGCGGCTTCAGCCAATACGGCGGCTTGGCCGCGTGGTGTCAGCGGCGCGGGGTGCAAGGCATTGTCGATGCCACCCATCCCTTTGCCAGCAGAATACGCGCCAGTGCCAGTGCTGCGAGTACCGAACTAGGTATTTCCTGTTGGCGCTTTACGCGCCCGCTGTGGCAGGCGGGGCCGAATGATAATTGGCATGAGTTTAATCATTTGGCGGAGTTGCCGTGCTTGTTTAAGGCGAGTGCTCAGACAAGCCCACAGCGTATTTTTATGAGCCTAGGCCAGCTCGATAGCGATGATTTGGCGCTGTTTAAAGATCGCCAATTGCTGCTCATTCGCAGCGCTATTCCGCTGCAAGGCGGGCTTACAAATAACGCGTCTTGGGTGCAGGCCGTGGGGCCGTTTTCTTTAGCGGGCGAACTTGCGCTGCTGCGCAACTACGGTATTGACGCCATCGTCTGCAAAAACAGTGGCGGCGACGCAGTGGCAGCAAAATTGGCGGCGGCGCGGCAATTATCCCTGCCGGTGTATATGCAGCGGCGGCCAGAGCCTGTGCTGGGTGATGAAAGATGGTGTACAGAATTTAGTACCGAACAGGCCTTGGTGTTAGCGCTTAAACAAAGCTATTTGGCGAGTAGCCCTAATGAATAG
- a CDS encoding cobyrinate a,c-diamide synthase — MPADILCPAVFLTAPASGQGKTTITAAIARYHRLQGREVRIFKMGPDYLDPQILEQASGHPVAQLDLWMAGEAYCRDQFYRAAQTADLILVEGAMGMFDGDPSSADLARTFGIPIVLIMDVKGMAQTAAALACGLANYRDDVAVTGLIVNHCASERHRQLIADALPASLPLLASFANTPNIHLPERHLGLVQACEVREELEACFNAAAELVAASSLASLPPPVKFSAQSIMPPPRLLAGVSIAIAQDEAFSFIYPANTRLLTAMGAELLFFSPIHDAKLPEADALWLPGGYPELHADALAANTAMHREIQQFFQSGKGILAECGGFMYCLENLKDLAGTRHTMLGLLAGQAAMRGRGGCQGMQSAVLPEGELRAHAHHRSQSENTPEPIGYGRRPKHPAPGESIYRQRGLTASYLHLFFLSAPEVIAKVFLPHTQIKDADCVRD, encoded by the coding sequence ATGCCTGCTGATATTTTATGTCCGGCGGTGTTTTTGACTGCGCCCGCCTCGGGCCAAGGTAAAACCACGATTACTGCGGCTATTGCCCGCTACCATCGCTTGCAGGGCCGCGAGGTGCGCATTTTTAAAATGGGCCCCGATTATTTAGACCCGCAAATTTTAGAGCAGGCCTCTGGTCATCCCGTGGCTCAGCTCGATCTGTGGATGGCGGGCGAGGCCTATTGCCGAGATCAGTTTTATCGCGCTGCGCAAACCGCCGATTTGATTTTGGTGGAAGGCGCCATGGGTATGTTCGACGGCGATCCCTCGAGTGCGGATTTGGCGCGCACCTTTGGCATTCCCATTGTGCTGATTATGGACGTGAAGGGCATGGCGCAAACGGCGGCGGCGCTGGCCTGTGGCCTAGCCAATTACCGCGACGACGTTGCGGTGACGGGTTTAATTGTCAATCACTGCGCTTCTGAGCGCCATCGGCAACTGATTGCCGACGCCCTGCCAGCAAGCCTGCCTTTGTTAGCGAGTTTTGCCAATACGCCGAATATTCACCTGCCGGAACGTCATCTCGGCTTGGTGCAAGCCTGTGAAGTGCGCGAGGAATTAGAGGCCTGCTTTAATGCCGCCGCCGAGCTGGTTGCTGCCAGTAGCTTGGCGAGCCTGCCGCCGCCGGTGAAATTTTCTGCCCAGTCAATTATGCCGCCACCGCGCTTATTGGCGGGGGTGAGCATTGCGATTGCGCAGGATGAAGCCTTTAGTTTTATTTACCCCGCTAATACCCGGTTGTTAACCGCGATGGGTGCCGAATTGTTATTTTTCTCGCCAATTCACGATGCTAAATTGCCCGAGGCCGACGCCCTGTGGTTGCCCGGCGGCTACCCAGAATTACACGCAGATGCGTTGGCGGCGAACACCGCAATGCACAGGGAAATTCAGCAGTTTTTTCAAAGCGGCAAAGGGATTTTGGCCGAGTGTGGCGGCTTTATGTATTGCCTAGAAAACCTCAAAGATTTGGCGGGTACGCGCCATACCATGCTGGGGCTGTTGGCTGGTCAGGCAGCCATGCGTGGCCGTGGTGGTTGCCAAGGTATGCAGAGCGCGGTATTGCCCGAGGGCGAGCTGCGCGCCCACGCCCATCATCGCTCCCAGTCAGAAAACACCCCAGAACCGATTGGCTACGGCAGGCGGCCAAAGCACCCCGCACCGGGCGAGTCCATATACCGGCAGCGGGGTTTAACCGCCTCGTACTTGCACTTGTTCTTTCTCTCGGCACCCGAGGTAATCGCCAAGGTATTTTTGCCGCATACGCAAATAAAGGATGCAGATTGTGTCAGGGATTAA
- a CDS encoding cobalt-precorrin-5B (C(1))-methyltransferase — MWPESADASQNASPVTPLRSGLTTGSCATACAVAAARKLFFNESISCASITLPKGKIVDLPIVYLSPAGAGVLAKTIKDAGDDPDVTHGATVFVHLALSANSGMHFRAERGVGTVTRSGLALAVGEPAINPVPRQMISQHLQGIAAGADYHGGFDIGIGIENGEALALKTMNPRLGILGGLSVLGTSGIVRPFSCSAYIASIHQGIDVAASNGYEHIAASTGNQSEDYIRRHYQLADMALIEMGDFVGAVLKYLRRKPIAKLSLCGGFGKISKLAAGHLDLHSRASSIDFMQLADWAAQAGANDALCSQVKNANTSIKALNLCHAEGLDLAAVVCNQALVQARRIVPHTTELEVWAINRRGEVVGHASDFSANTTALAQ; from the coding sequence ATGTGGCCAGAGAGCGCAGATGCCAGCCAAAACGCTAGCCCAGTTACGCCGCTGCGCAGCGGCTTAACCACGGGTAGCTGCGCCACAGCCTGTGCGGTAGCGGCAGCGAGAAAGTTGTTTTTCAATGAATCGATAAGCTGCGCCAGCATTACCTTGCCCAAGGGCAAAATAGTGGACTTGCCCATTGTGTATTTGTCCCCCGCAGGCGCAGGGGTACTGGCCAAAACCATTAAAGACGCGGGTGATGACCCCGACGTTACCCACGGCGCCACGGTGTTTGTTCATCTCGCTTTAAGCGCCAACAGCGGCATGCATTTTCGTGCCGAGCGCGGCGTGGGCACGGTGACTCGTAGTGGCTTGGCTTTGGCGGTGGGGGAGCCAGCGATTAATCCGGTACCACGGCAAATGATTAGCCAGCATTTGCAAGGTATTGCGGCGGGTGCGGATTATCACGGCGGTTTTGATATTGGTATTGGCATAGAAAACGGCGAAGCCCTCGCCTTAAAAACCATGAATCCACGTTTGGGGATTCTTGGTGGTTTGTCGGTACTAGGCACCAGCGGCATTGTGCGGCCGTTTTCCTGTAGCGCATACATCGCCTCTATTCATCAGGGCATTGATGTGGCGGCGAGCAATGGCTACGAGCATATCGCCGCTAGCACCGGCAACCAAAGCGAAGATTATATTCGCCGCCATTATCAGTTGGCGGATATGGCGCTCATCGAAATGGGTGACTTTGTTGGCGCGGTTTTAAAGTACTTGCGCCGTAAGCCCATCGCGAAATTAAGTCTCTGCGGCGGCTTTGGCAAAATCAGTAAATTGGCGGCGGGGCATTTAGATTTACACAGCCGCGCCTCAAGCATCGACTTTATGCAGTTGGCCGACTGGGCTGCGCAAGCAGGGGCTAATGATGCACTTTGCAGCCAAGTAAAAAATGCTAACACCAGCATAAAGGCGTTAAATCTCTGCCATGCGGAAGGGCTAGACCTCGCTGCCGTTGTTTGCAATCAAGCTCTAGTCCAAGCGCGGCGCATTGTGCCGCACACCACCGAATTAGAAGTTTGGGCAATAAATCGCCGTGGTGAAGTCGTCGGCCATGCCAGTGATTTCTCGGCTAACACTACGGCACTAGCGCAATGA